The proteins below are encoded in one region of Tessaracoccus aquimaris:
- the rpsS gene encoding 30S ribosomal protein S19: protein MPRSLKKGPFVDDHLFKKVEVQNEKGTKNVIRTWSRRSMIIPDMLGHTIAVHDGRKHVPVFVTESMIGHKLGEFAPTRTFKGHVKDDKKARRR, encoded by the coding sequence ATGCCACGCAGCCTTAAGAAGGGCCCCTTCGTCGATGACCACCTGTTCAAGAAGGTGGAAGTTCAGAACGAAAAGGGCACCAAGAACGTCATCCGTACCTGGTCACGCCGCTCGATGATCATTCCCGACATGCTCGGGCACACCATCGCGGTGCACGACGGTCGCAAGCACGTCCCGGTGTTCGTCACCGAGTCCATGATCGGTCACAAGCTGGGCGAGTTCGCTCCGACGCGTACCTTCAAGGGTCACGTGAAGGACGACAAGAAGGCCCGCCGCCGCTGA
- the rplB gene encoding 50S ribosomal protein L2 has protein sequence MGIRKYKPTTPGRRGSSVSDFVELTRSTPEKSLLAPKPKTGGRNNTGRITTRHIGGGHKQAYRIIDFKRYDKDGVPAKVAHIEYDPNRTARIALLHYADGEKRYIIAPNGLAQGTVISAGEGSDIKPGNNLELRQIPVGTTVHAVELRPGGGAKLGRSAGSAIQLVAREGKYATLRLPSGEMRMVDVRCRATIGTVGNAEQSNINWGKAGRNRWKGIRPTVRGVVMNPVDHPHGGGEGRTSGGRHPVSPWGKPEGRTRDKNKASNRLIVRRRKTGKKR, from the coding sequence ATGGGTATCCGTAAGTACAAGCCGACTACGCCGGGCCGTCGCGGCTCGAGCGTGTCCGACTTCGTCGAGCTCACTCGCTCCACTCCGGAGAAGTCGCTGCTCGCGCCGAAGCCGAAGACCGGCGGTCGTAACAACACCGGCCGCATCACCACGCGCCACATCGGCGGAGGCCACAAGCAGGCCTACCGCATCATCGATTTCAAGCGCTACGACAAGGACGGCGTGCCGGCAAAGGTCGCTCACATCGAGTACGACCCCAACCGCACCGCCCGCATCGCGCTGCTGCATTACGCAGACGGCGAGAAGCGCTACATCATCGCCCCCAACGGGCTGGCACAGGGCACCGTCATCTCGGCGGGCGAGGGTTCGGACATCAAGCCGGGCAACAACCTCGAACTGCGTCAGATCCCCGTCGGCACCACGGTGCACGCCGTGGAACTGCGCCCCGGCGGCGGCGCGAAGCTCGGTCGTTCGGCCGGCTCCGCGATCCAGCTGGTCGCCCGTGAAGGCAAGTACGCCACGCTGCGTCTGCCCTCCGGCGAAATGCGCATGGTCGACGTCCGCTGCCGCGCCACGATCGGCACGGTCGGCAACGCCGAGCAGTCGAACATCAACTGGGGCAAGGCCGGCCGCAACCGCTGGAAGGGCATCCGCCCGACCGTCCGCGGCGTCGTGATGAACCCCGTCGACCACCCGCACGGTGGTGGCGAGGGCCGCACGTCGGGTGGCCGTCACCCCGTGTCCCCGTGGGGCAAGCCTGAGGGCCGCACCCGCGACAAGAACAAGGCGAGCAACCGTCTTATCGTCCGTCGTCGCAAGACCGGCAAGAAGCGCTGA